One region of Bradyrhizobium betae genomic DNA includes:
- a CDS encoding outer membrane protein, producing MTRTLLVAAAIGMLLAPRAFAADMAVPRVYTKAPPAVVDPGYDWSGFYAGLNIGYGWGRSGTTADFIDSGGGALLSSSRGTFDLNGVTGGGQIGYNWQRDMFLAGIEADFQGSGQKGSIDALCAGAPAGLQDGVCTPGHRGDNTFDPALPVAFNLTQKLDWFGTVRGRLGVAVAPRVLFYGTGGLAYGRVSTSGSVSAINVGGFPGADGGTFTPVAASFSSSTTKVGWSAGAGIEGAFADNWSARFEYLYVDLGTVSGSIATPVIALSGAPLVVGYRSHVTDNVLRFGVNYRFGGPVAAR from the coding sequence ATGACACGAACTTTGCTGGTTGCGGCCGCGATCGGAATGCTGCTCGCACCGCGGGCCTTTGCCGCCGATATGGCGGTGCCGCGCGTCTATACCAAGGCTCCGCCGGCGGTCGTCGATCCCGGATACGATTGGAGCGGCTTCTATGCCGGTCTCAACATCGGCTATGGCTGGGGCCGCTCGGGGACGACGGCGGACTTCATCGACAGCGGAGGCGGCGCGCTGCTGAGCTCGAGTAGAGGCACGTTCGACCTGAACGGCGTCACCGGCGGCGGACAGATCGGCTACAACTGGCAGCGCGACATGTTCCTGGCCGGCATCGAGGCCGATTTCCAGGGCAGCGGCCAGAAGGGCAGCATCGACGCGCTGTGCGCCGGCGCGCCGGCCGGTTTGCAGGACGGCGTCTGTACACCGGGCCATCGCGGCGACAACACGTTCGATCCTGCGCTGCCGGTCGCGTTCAATCTCACCCAGAAGCTCGACTGGTTCGGCACCGTTCGCGGCCGTCTCGGCGTCGCCGTGGCGCCGCGCGTGCTGTTCTACGGCACCGGCGGTCTCGCCTATGGCCGTGTCTCCACCTCGGGCAGCGTGAGCGCGATCAATGTCGGCGGCTTCCCAGGCGCCGACGGCGGGACGTTCACGCCTGTTGCGGCAAGCTTCAGCAGCAGCACCACCAAGGTCGGCTGGAGCGCAGGCGCCGGCATCGAAGGTGCGTTCGCCGACAATTGGAGCGCCAGGTTCGAATATCTCTATGTCGATCTCGGAACCGTCTCGGGCTCGATTGCAACGCCGGTGATCGCACTCAGCGGTGCGCCGCTGGTCGTCGGCTATCGCTCGCACGTCACCGACAACGTCCTGCGCTTCGGCGTGAATTATCGGTTCGGCGGTCCGGTGGCCGCCAGATGA
- a CDS encoding outer membrane protein, whose amino-acid sequence MKRIVIGMAAAMSLFATGATAADLAAKPYVKAPVMVDPVWSWTGFYVGANGGYSWGRSRTDVSYFNTATGAAIVPPAGSITNAAFDMNGGIAGGQAGYNWQSANWLFGIEGDLQWSGEKGSAVYSCVGSGVVPIPGPCIPGPTFLPPGGLAGTTLTIDQKLQWFGTVRGRVGILATPKVLFYGTGGLAFGEIKTTGTMNGFSGGGLPIVSIGSTSTTRAGWTVGAGVEGKITQNWSAKLEYLYMDLGRFSSGPFTLAPAATIAANVSSHFTDHILRAGINYQFSGPVVARY is encoded by the coding sequence ATGAAGCGGATCGTGATTGGAATGGCAGCGGCGATGTCGCTGTTTGCAACCGGCGCAACGGCTGCGGACCTCGCGGCAAAGCCCTACGTCAAGGCGCCGGTCATGGTCGATCCGGTCTGGAGCTGGACCGGCTTCTACGTCGGCGCCAATGGCGGTTACAGCTGGGGCCGCTCGCGCACCGACGTCTCCTACTTCAACACGGCAACCGGCGCTGCGATCGTGCCGCCGGCCGGCTCCATCACCAATGCGGCGTTCGACATGAACGGCGGCATCGCCGGCGGCCAGGCCGGCTACAATTGGCAAAGCGCCAATTGGCTGTTCGGCATCGAGGGCGACCTGCAGTGGTCGGGCGAGAAGGGCAGTGCGGTCTACAGCTGCGTAGGCAGTGGCGTCGTTCCCATCCCCGGGCCGTGTATTCCCGGCCCGACGTTCCTTCCGCCCGGCGGTCTCGCCGGCACGACGCTGACGATCGATCAGAAGTTGCAGTGGTTCGGCACGGTCCGTGGCCGCGTCGGCATCCTGGCGACCCCGAAGGTGCTGTTCTACGGCACCGGCGGTCTGGCTTTCGGCGAGATCAAGACCACGGGCACCATGAACGGCTTCAGCGGCGGCGGCCTCCCGATCGTATCGATCGGGTCGACCTCGACGACACGCGCCGGCTGGACCGTTGGCGCCGGTGTCGAAGGCAAGATCACCCAGAACTGGAGCGCCAAGCTCGAATATCTCTACATGGATCTCGGCCGCTTCTCATCGGGTCCGTTCACGCTGGCGCCGGCCGCCACGATCGCTGCCAATGTCTCGTCGCACTTCACCGACCACATCCTTCGTGCCGGCATCAACTATCAGTTCTCCGGCCCGGTGGTTGCCAGGTACTGA